Proteins from one Setaria italica strain Yugu1 chromosome V, Setaria_italica_v2.0, whole genome shotgun sequence genomic window:
- the LOC101782158 gene encoding uncharacterized protein LOC101782158: protein MNDTNRAMPASHIGGKLLNAVPMLLLFSLGFVLGMTYNSKFPNFYLPFVAPLPSPPPPPPPLPPSPPPPPTPSPPPPPPPAPPTNPQTGLVRFLEPRSVMHNMTDDELLWWASMTPKVQSSPYHRVPKVAFLFLARGDLPLRPLWEKFFAGHEGLYSIYVHTNPSYTGSPPEDSVFYGRMIPSQKTMWGDITLVAAERRLLANALLDLGNERFVLLSESCIPIYNFTTVHAVLTGTNTSFVDVIVTPARYDPLFGERHNITAAQWRKGAQWFEMDRSLALEVVSDRTYYPTFREHCAGRRACLMDEHYLPTLMSVLRWPRGAGRTLTFADWDRRRRTGFHPHTHRAEEVTAGLIGEIRGGERAGVNCSAFRDAASGVCYLFARKFTPDTLQPLLRLAPKVMGFG from the exons ATGAACGACACGAACAGAGCCATGCCGGCGTCTCACATAGGCGGGAAGCTCCTCAATGCGGTGCCTATGCTTCTCCTCTTCTCACTGGGATTTGTCCTCGGCATGACCTACAACTCCAAGTTCCCAAACTTCTACCTCCCGTTTGTTGCGCCATTGccctctcctccaccgccgccacctccactaccaccgtcgccgccaccgccacctactccgtcgccgccgccaccgccgcccccagcACCACCTACAAACCCACAAACGGGGCTGGTACGATTTCTCGAGCCGAGAAGCGTCATGCACAACATGACCGACGATGAGCTGCTGTGGTGGGCGTCCATGACGCCGAAGGTGCAGAGCTCGCCGTACCACCGGGTGCCCAAGGTGGCCTTCTTGTTCCTGGCGAGAGGGGACCTGCCGCTGCGGCCGCTGTGGGAGAAGTTCTTCGCCGGGCACGAAGGGCTCTACTCCATCTACGTGCACACCAATCCCTCCTacaccggctcgccgccggagGACTCCGTCTTCTACGGTCGCATGATCCCTAGCCAG AAAACGATGTGGGGGGACATCAccctggtggcggcggagcgccGGCTACTGGCGAACGCGCTCCTGGACCTGGGCAACGAGCGCTTCGTCCTGCTCTCCGAGTCGTGCATTCCCATCTACAACTTCACCACCGTGCACGCCGTCCTCACCGGCACGAACACCAGCTTCGTGGACGTGATCGTGACCCCGGCGCGCTACGACCCCCTGTTCGGGGAGCGCCACAACATCACGGCGGCGCAGTGGCGCAAGGGCGCGCAGTGGTTCGAGATGGACCGGTCGCTGGCGCTGGAGGTGGTCTCCGACCGCACCTACTACCCGACGTTCCGGGAGCActgcgccgggcggcgggcctGCCTCATGGACGAGCACTACCTGCCGACGCTGATGAGCGTGCTGCGGTGGCCGCGGGGCGCCGGCCGGACGCTCACGTTCGCGGACTGGGaccggaggcggcggacggGGTTCCACCCGCACACGCACCGGGCGGAGGAGGTGACGGCGGGGCTCATCGGGGAGATCAGGGGAGGGGAGCGCGCCGGCGTCAACTGCAGCGCGTTCAGGGACGCGGCGAGCGGGGTGTGCTACCTGTTCGCGCGCAAGTTCACGCCGGACACGCTGCAGCCGCTGCTCCGGTTGGCGCCCAAGGTCATGGGGTTCGGGTGA